TCACCGAGTATGCGATCGACTACGAGGGCAAGAGCGCCTTTACCGTGAGCATCATGGAGTTCCGGGATGGAAAGGTGTCGCGCGAGACTCAATACTTTGCCGATCCCTTCGACGCCCCCGCCTGGCGCGCCCAGTGGGTCGAACGGGCAGCGTGATTGCGCACAAGCTGAATGTTCAAATTCAGGAGACGCAGCACCCCGCCAGAAGGAGTTCTCCCCGCCATGACATGGTCACTGTTCTACCGCTTCGACAACGAGGTGCCCACCGACTTCCACGAACTGCGCCAGTTCGGCAACTCACTGTGGGCCGCGAATGGCAAGGTGAAAACCATGGGGCGCTCCAGCGTCGCCGAGTTTGCCAGTCCGCAGGCCGCGAAGGATGCCATCGTGCAGCGCAGCAGCGAGATCGAGGCCCAGGGCTACAAGCGGGTACGCCAGGGCACGCACGACCCGGCTCGCATCGACTTCCCCCTGCTCACCGCCGAGATTCGCGATGGCGCCCGCCACGCCTTCCAGGCCATTCGCGCGGCCCACCCCGACGAAACCATCCGCCTCTTCGCGCTGGGCAGTGACGACAGCGCGATGACCATCATCCACGCCGCCGGCGTTCTTGCGCTGGGCGAGCCCGGCGACATGGACGACGAAAGCGAGATCTGGTGCTCCACCGAGTGGCCCTATTCGGAGGGTGACGAGTTTCTCGACATCGCCTATCGCATGATCCTGTCCTGCCACCGCAACGACTTGCCCTGCAGTGTTGAATTCGACGTTTTGCACGCGGGCCTCTTCGAAGCCTGCGTCGCCGCGATGGAACAACTTGATCGCGAAGGGTTCTTTGGTACTGGCGCCGTGCGTGAAGAGGTTGTGCTGCTGTGCCAAAGCGAAGGCGCTGAGGACATGGAAGGGTCGATTGCCCGGCTCAATACTCCGCGTGTGGTGGGGCGGCTTGAACGCTGGATCAGGCTCTGCGAGTGAGTGCTGATGGGGATGGTCTTGGCGGGTTAACGGTCAGCGGAAACGTCGACTGAGTGACCGCTTTGCGAAATTTCCATGGCTGCTCAGGGCCCGTTCCTGTCCTTCGATCTCGGGAGTTCAACGCTCGAAAGCGGGCATACGACTAATCACCAAAAGCTCTCGTGTATCAAGGGAGGAACTTCTATGTCGTCGACCCTTGGTCAACTCTCCGAACGCTCCACTACCACCTCACTAAATTGCAGAACGGGTTGTATATCCGTGTAATTGGCTATGTCGCCCCTGATCTCCTGCGCGTGCGGGCCGCGGGCTGCCTGGAATGCTTCGACAGAAGTGCAGACGAAGTCGCACTTGGCCACGTAAACAGGGTCGGTGCCCGGAGCACCACCTGCGATGCCCTTGTCCACCGTGTAGTACAGACATGCAGCGCCGAGCAGCTGTTTCATCATTGGCATATGCCTCTCGCGGTAGTAAGCATGATCGAATCGCGCGCCTGCGGCGTACGGGTACATGACACTGACTTTGATCATCGGGTTTTCTCCTGTTGTTGCACGGTAGTCGAGGCGTCGCCTCCGGGCGCACTCAGTCCATGGTTATGAATAGAACCTGCGCGGCACCTGTCATCGGTGCTTTGATAAGGAGTTCAGAGTGTGGTCGCGGTCTGCCACCCTCGGCCAGCCACTGTTCACGAATGTGAACGCTATTTGAGGGCGACAGCCGCGACCGCGTCGGCGATCTTTGCGCCCGTCGATCGAAGAGCCTGCAGTACGGCCTCCTGGCGCAGTTCGTCGAAGCGGCTCTCCGGCAACGTGATGCCCAGCGCAGCAATGGCTCGGCCGTGCACGTCCAGCACGGGCACAGAAACGCCTACCAGGCCCGCAGTAAATTCACCCCACGACCACGCAACGCCTTCGTCACGCACCACCCGCAATTGCCGCCGCAGCACGCCGACGGAACGGATCGTTTTCTCCGTACGCGGTTGCAGCGACACCTTGCGCAAGTAGGTCTCTCGCTCCGCCGCTGGCTGCCAGGCCAGCAGGATCTTTCCACCAGACGTGGCGTACAGCGGCATGAGGACCCCGACGTGGGTCGTGTACAGGACGGCGCGGGGTGTTGCAGAGGCGGCGATGCGCTCTGCCATATCGTCGCGCCGCACTACCAGCATGCTCGATTCGCCGGTGACCCGCACCAAGCCGTCCAACCAAGGCTGGCTGAGACTGACCAAGTCACGGTGGTGTGCGCCGCGCCTGGCCAGGTCGTACGCTCGCTCGCCAAGGCGGTAGTCTTGCGTGCGCTCCAAATATTCGACATAGCCGCGGGTTATCAGGTTGCGCAGGAGCGCCGTGAGGCTACCTTTGGGTATCGCGGTGCGGCGCGAGAGTTCTCCGTGGTTCATGGCCCGGCCCGTGCCCGCCAGCAGCTCGAGGAGGTCGAACACGCGATCGGCCGATTTGACGCTGGATGGTCGACGAGCAGCGGATGCCGCCAGTTGCGTTCCGGCGAGAGTATTGGGCCTTCTCGTCTGACGTGCGGGCATGTAGTTACAACAACGGCTGCGGGCGAGCACAAAGCCTACCCTAAACGGACATCTCCAAAGGACGGCTCCTGGCCGACTGTAGCCGAAGGGCGGTCGGTGCTGCAGGGCCATTGCTGTCATCAGACTGGCCGCCGGACCTCCGCTTCGCAACGGTTGCTGCCGGTGATGTCGGCCTCCTGAGTTCACGGTCTTGACCACGCAGCGGCCATTCATGCGCCAGTGTCATCTCGACCCAGTGGCCGGTTTTAAGTACTGCTGACCTTGCTGCTCAGCCGGTACGTTCACGACGCCTGCACGTCTGCTGACCTCGGTCAATTCGGCGTGAACTTGCTTACGGCTTAAAGAACCCTCAGCACCTCAAACTGCTGTTGGATTGGAGCGACCTGTATCGACACCTCATCACCCTCGAATTTGCCCAGCATTGCCCTACCCAAAGGGGCTTCGCTACTGATGACCTGAACAAGCTGAGTGCCGCTGACCAACTTCATGCTGCCCCCATCCGGGCCGAGAAAGAGCTGTTGCTGCTTGTCGTCGGAGTCGACTAGGCAGACCAGCGAGCCGAGCTGTATGCCTTTGATGGCGTCGTAGGGACGCGGGCGGAATCGGCGCCAATTGGCCATCGCCTGGCGTATGGCTTCGGCGCGCCGAGCTTGGCCGGTGGCCAGGTAGGCGGCTTCGAGTCCCAATGTGTCGTACTTGTTTTCGGCGATGTTTTCTTCGTGAGTCGCCGTTTCATGGGCTGCCCGCACTGCCTGTTCGGCTTGCAGCAGGTCTTCGGCGAGCCGTTCCAGCACCTGCTGTTGCAGCAAGAATTTATCCATGACGAAAGGTCGGCATCTCGAACAAGCGGGGGCAGGTTTTGATTATGAAGGGCTCCAGAAGCCTTCGACGCCTCTGTTGGCTGCAGGTTAACTTCAGCTGTGGGCCCTTGCCGTCACTCGGACGTCGCGAGAGCTGCCGTTCGATGCTTGCGTCCAACGCCATGGACCGTCATGGTTTGACAGCCTCTTCGCGCTTTTTATCAATAACCGCCTTGGCCTCTGAGTTCAAGTAGTTGACCCAAATTTCTAGGGCGTTCTGATCTCCTCGCCCCATGCCGCCAGATTTTAGAAAGAGTTGTCCCTTGTACTCGAATGCTTGACGAGTTATGACTGCTGGGTGTGCTGGATGGCCCGGCTTCGTTACCAAGAAAACTCTCGATTGCTTGCTGTCGATGAACTGAAGGACTTCCCCTCGGTCGATCTCCTCGAACCCCGTCTCGGTCCGGAACATCTTCACTATGTCAGCGTGTTCCTTTTCATACGCTGCTCTTTTTTCTTCCGATGGCTGTGCCATTGCTGAAACGCTTACGACCAGGCATAAAACCAGCGCAATTGCTCGGTGCATGCGACTCCCTTCTCAAAGTCAATGTTCAGCTTGAACGAATGGCAGTTCTTGGCTGTTCTGCCGAAGCAGCGACCGACCGGTTCTGGCCGAGTGCCGCAGTTTCCGGCGATCTCCTGCAACCGCATTCTGCGTCCAAGGTGGCCGAACGCATTGCCCCTAAATCGGTGACTGAAAGCAGGGGCTCAGCCCCATGTAACGAGCTTCTCTACACCTCTATGCACGTCCAAGAAGACGTCCGAGTATGGGGAAATCTCGGAGTGCTCCGAACCCGGATCACAGCGGACTTGGCAATCCAGTGCGCCGGAGAGGAATCGTGCGAAATCGACATGGGAGCGCCATGGGGTGGCACCGCGAAGCCACTCACGCTGCGTGCCCAACAGCTCATCTGCCACCACTGCACATTCGGCCATCAGGCCGCCTTCACGCCGCGCCATCGGCGCCAGCGATTCGAAGAAGCACGTCAGCGGTAGCAGTCCATTTGGCGCCGGTAAGGGCCGCTTCGCATGCAGCCGGCCGATGGTGCGGCAGACGATGCTTGTGGCAGCGACGTCATCACCTTCTAGAGCCATTTTCAGCAGATGACCCGCGCCGGTAGCACGCTCCATCAGCAGTACGCCCGCGTTCTCATCGAGGGCATACACGCGCGCAGCGCCATCGCCGTCCCACCAGCGCATCACTTGACCGCCGACCCGCTCGTCAATGTGCCGCGCGATCTTGATCATCCCGGCGCGACCGTCCGGATGTCCATCGAGACGGACCGGTAGTAGGTGGCCGGCGTGGGTTGCAAAGGGCTCGCCGTCAGGCTGCGCGTTCCAGCTTTGGAGGTAGGAATCGAAGAGTGTCAGGTTGGACATGCGGCTAATTTCACGTGGCCATCGATTCTCGAGGGTCTTCGTTGATGACATCGAATGCCCGCTCATGGCCGAACTGTGCCACAGCGCATAGGTTGGGCCCGATGCTCGACTACCCGCGCTGCTCTTCTATCAAGAGTTTCTCGTAGAGCGTCCTGTGCAGTTGTCGCGGCGAGGGGTGAATATCAACATCGAACAGGTCATATGGAACCGTCGGGAGCGAGCCGATGCCGATTCCTTGCATCCAGGACCGCACCTCTTCGAATAGACCGCCTCCGCCTGCGGTCAAAATTGCACCGGCCAAATTGGTGGTGCCGCAGAAGTCAAACTGACCCTCGTTGTCTAAGCGGACGATTGGCGCCTGCGAGACGTTGATATCGGCTTGCCCGCGCCAGTAGCCGAAATAGTTCCGCTCCTCGTCCGCAGCCACAAAATCAATAGAGGCGCAGACTTCGGCAATCGCCTTCACGTTGGCTCGAATATCTGGATTGGCCCATTCGCTTTCCCTGAGATAGCTTGTGTCAAGCCAGGGCGCCCAACTTGATGAGCTATCAAAAGCGAACCCAGTTTGACGTACCAATGCGTCCCGGTGCCCCAACAGAATCGCAAGGTCTGGCGGTGGTGCCTCGCCGCGAAGTCGGTGTATCGAGAATGCGGTCAGGAAGTCTGCGTTTTCAATCATGGCTCTTTGTATGTAGGACCGGAGGCTCGGTTGTGGCGCCGAAGGTCTGCTTACAGGCGAGTTGAGGGCCCGCGGCGAACGGCCGGCTCTGGCCGACTGTAGCCGGTTGGCATGACGTCGAAAGGCGCTCCAAGCAGACAAGCCGCATGGTCCAAGTAGCGAGTACGAGCAGCTCACCTTGAGCTTCAGTGGGAATGCCGTCCAAACCACTGGCGTATTGAGTACCCCGACGGCAACGAGAGAGATGCCGGTCTGCGGGCTGGCTGCTTGATACGCCCTGCAACGAGATGTCCCGAAGACATATGCCCTTTCGCCTATGCCTTTCTATTTGCGCGGCAATTGAACCTCTGCGTCACGAGCGTCAGCGCCCAACCTAACCGGTAGTGAGCAACGAGAGATCGGCTTGATCGCCCATCAGTTCGATCAGGGCCTGTGCGGCTCCTCGGTGGAGACATGCTTGATTTCAATGCCGTCCTACTGATTAAGGCGTTTCATCCAAAGGTGCAGGATGGTGCCGATATGGGGAAACGTCGCGCGATGTTGTGAAGCCCGAACCTCCTACCGATGGCAGAAGTTGCTCATGGCAGAGCCGCGGATCTCATGACTTTGGTCATTTCAGGTTCGCAGCCATCCGCACTAAGATGCCCGGACCATGGCTACTGCCACATCCCTGCCGCTGCATGCCGCGCCATTGCGTAGCGAGGCCAGCGTTGCCATACCGGCGCGGGGCATCCTGGTGGTCGACGACCACGAGTTGGTGCGCCTGGGCCTGAGGGCGCTGCTGCTGGCGGAAACCGGCAGCGTGCCGGTGCACGAGGCACGCTCCCTGGCCGACGCGTTGCGCTTGTACGAGTTCCATCTCACGTCGCATCTCCTGGTGCTGCTCGATCTCGATCTGCCCGACTCCCAGGGGCTGGATACCCTGGTGCGTTTCAGGCGCGCCTTTCCTGCATCGCGCGTGGTCGTGCTATCGGGCAAGGACAGCCATGCGTTGATGCAAGGGGTGATGGCGCTCGGGGCGCAGGCCTTTCTTCCCAAGACAGGTCACTTGGGCGAGGTGTTGCGCTACGTGAGGGACAACGATCTGGTCGCTCTGCCAGCCTCGCCGTCCACGACCCCTGTCGCCGTCCGCACGACTGCGGTAACGGCGACGACTGAGTTGCAGCCGCAGCTCAATGCGCGCCAGGTCGAAATCCTCGACTGGCTGCTGGCCGGCAAGTCGAACAAAGAAATCGCACAGCTGTCGCACCTGACCGAGGGCACGGTCAAGAACCATGTGTCTACCCTGTTGTTGCTGTTCGGCGTGCGCTCGCGAGCCCAGCTCATC
This is a stretch of genomic DNA from Variovorax paradoxus. It encodes these proteins:
- a CDS encoding DUF4303 domain-containing protein, producing MFKFRRRSTPPEGVLPAMTWSLFYRFDNEVPTDFHELRQFGNSLWAANGKVKTMGRSSVAEFASPQAAKDAIVQRSSEIEAQGYKRVRQGTHDPARIDFPLLTAEIRDGARHAFQAIRAAHPDETIRLFALGSDDSAMTIIHAAGVLALGEPGDMDDESEIWCSTEWPYSEGDEFLDIAYRMILSCHRNDLPCSVEFDVLHAGLFEACVAAMEQLDREGFFGTGAVREEVVLLCQSEGAEDMEGSIARLNTPRVVGRLERWIRLCE
- a CDS encoding EthD family reductase, with translation MIKVSVMYPYAAGARFDHAYYRERHMPMMKQLLGAACLYYTVDKGIAGGAPGTDPVYVAKCDFVCTSVEAFQAARGPHAQEIRGDIANYTDIQPVLQFSEVVVERSES
- a CDS encoding IclR family transcriptional regulator; translation: MPARQTRRPNTLAGTQLAASAARRPSSVKSADRVFDLLELLAGTGRAMNHGELSRRTAIPKGSLTALLRNLITRGYVEYLERTQDYRLGERAYDLARRGAHHRDLVSLSQPWLDGLVRVTGESSMLVVRRDDMAERIAASATPRAVLYTTHVGVLMPLYATSGGKILLAWQPAAERETYLRKVSLQPRTEKTIRSVGVLRRQLRVVRDEGVAWSWGEFTAGLVGVSVPVLDVHGRAIAALGITLPESRFDELRQEAVLQALRSTGAKIADAVAAVALK
- a CDS encoding GreA/GreB family elongation factor, which produces MDKFLLQQQVLERLAEDLLQAEQAVRAAHETATHEENIAENKYDTLGLEAAYLATGQARRAEAIRQAMANWRRFRPRPYDAIKGIQLGSLVCLVDSDDKQQQLFLGPDGGSMKLVSGTQLVQVISSEAPLGRAMLGKFEGDEVSIQVAPIQQQFEVLRVL
- a CDS encoding aminoglycoside phosphotransferase family protein, with the translated sequence MSNLTLFDSYLQSWNAQPDGEPFATHAGHLLPVRLDGHPDGRAGMIKIARHIDERVGGQVMRWWDGDGAARVYALDENAGVLLMERATGAGHLLKMALEGDDVAATSIVCRTIGRLHAKRPLPAPNGLLPLTCFFESLAPMARREGGLMAECAVVADELLGTQREWLRGATPWRSHVDFARFLSGALDCQVRCDPGSEHSEISPYSDVFLDVHRGVEKLVTWG
- a CDS encoding response regulator transcription factor, which encodes MATATSLPLHAAPLRSEASVAIPARGILVVDDHELVRLGLRALLLAETGSVPVHEARSLADALRLYEFHLTSHLLVLLDLDLPDSQGLDTLVRFRRAFPASRVVVLSGKDSHALMQGVMALGAQAFLPKTGHLGEVLRYVRDNDLVALPASPSTTPVAVRTTAVTATTELQPQLNARQVEILDWLLAGKSNKEIAQLSHLTEGTVKNHVSTLLLLFGVRSRAQLISSLK